GGTGGGGGAGGCGATGGGTGGGGGAGGCGAGAGGTAGGGAAGGTTTGGGGGGGTTTGGGGAAGTCGGAGCcataaagttttttctttttacatacGACGAAAATAAATGTGTGATTAATAATAACTATAATTGAAGAGAGGGATTTATTGAACTCTTTGATAAAGTTTAAGGGATTCAAGTATTGAAAACTTGAAGAGAGGGATTCAAGCTCCGCTTCTATTTAGAAATAACAAAACTTCAGGGttgttatatgttttttttccgttttaaatttaagatctatCAATTATAGTTGTGGATAAAGTCTCTCATCTGATGATGTTCATCTACCATCATctataattatcaaaataaatatataatcaaCCAACATATGCTACCAATAATTATAtcttttttaatctaaaatcttctaatgataaaattattttcaaacgTCACAAAAATAAagttctatcaaaatttgaatttacgcACATAAGTAGCATATTCTATACAATTCATGCAACTATAAATTCTTTAAGAGACCAGTCAaataacttaaatcaaacaaattgagagGTTGGGTACTAAATTCAAAGCTTCGAAATGTTCAGCAATCGATTCAAAATAGCCTATGATTCAGATAAGTTTGTTTTATACATTTTGACCAATCCATCAGTTACTTTTGAAATCTTTCGCCAGCCATGCTACCTCCAAATTTGAGaatgcaaaatcgaaaaaaaaaagaaaagaagagctGATCATTAAAATACTGACATGCAGAATATCTCTGTAATTAGATTAGTGTAACCAAACACACAGGAGGGAGGAGTGATTCCTTCGTGCAACAGTTAAACAAAATCACCAGGTTTTGAGAGGCATTGACTTGAAAGAGTAATTACTAATTAGCATATTAAGCAGCTTAGAAGGTAAAACCATAATAATAAAGTAACACCAACTACTGCACAGTAGTATCATAAAATAGCCAAAGACCATGGTGAAGCATCAAGAATCATTGATCAATTACGGCATGCAACTACCAATATAAATCCATTTAAATACTAGCATCATCATTCTGCACGAAACAGAACATCGTTCCAATTTGTGGTGTTACATTTTGCATGATGTAATTGTAAGTGTAGAGTTAATTTAGTTAGAACTTATCCATGAGGTGGTTTACTGCGAGTAAAATAGCAACTAAGCGGAATCAGAAGTTAAAACTGAGGATTTGAAGTTAATTATTTGCGCAGATGCTAATTAAGTGAAACAATAATTAAGTGAAGCAACAAGTACAGGTGCTAAGTGACTCAACAGTACATATTCTTTATTTATCTCAACATCTGAGGAACTACAAAGAATTGAAGGGCTGCACTATCCCAAATGAGAATTTcagagcaaaaaaaataaaaaagaaaagaaaaataataatcgaaagaaacaaacaaaaaaaaaattaaacaccaCTCCATGTCCGACCAAGTCGCAAGGAGAGCAATTcgtcatcatcaccatcatcatctttcCTCTCCGGCGCGTTCTTAGGCTCCTCCTCTGGCTCTGCCGGCTCATTATTAGGGAAGAAGTTGTGCAGACGGCAGGCTCCGATGCCTCTCCCATAATCACGAGCGTCGCTCGCTTGCTCGGATTGCGACAGAAGCGCAGGATTATGCGATTCCAAAAAAGGCCCATTGAAGTAACTCACAATCCTCACTTTGCGCTCAGCTGCCGGGGCGGGCGTTTCCTCTCGCTGCTCGCGAGCTCTTTTCTTGTTTATAATAATCAGCGGGCCCTCGTAGTGCTTCCTCATGTGGCCGCCCAGCGACTGCCCCGTCGCGAACGTCCTCCCGCACTTCTCGCATGTGTGGGCCCCGCTGCCGCCTGCGGCAGAGCTGCCACTGCTCCCCTTCTTTTTCGAGCTCGTTCCCTTTTTCACGTCAGACACTGTTCCATTGCGCGCAGCGATGATCGCGCCCGCCGCCACCCCTGCCCCTGCCCCTGCCCCTGCAGCGACGACGCTGATGTTCGCTGGTTGATTGAACCCGTCTTTCATGATAACTTCCCCattgccgccgctgccgccaccaGCAGTCCTATTGTCTCTAGTGATTTTATTCTCACTGCTACCACTATCATCACCTTGCGGCCGCTGAGGTGACTTTTCCGCAACAAGCAAGGCCATATGGGGATCAAGAAGCGTGTGCTCGTGTGTGATTGTGTGTGTGAGAGCGCGTTAGTGTAAACTAGAGTTTGGGAGTGTGGAAacgaagagagaaagaggggttttataacatatatatatatttccataTAATTCCAATTCTACTCTGACTAGTAGAaatcaataaaagaaaattctatttgAATTGCAATCCTAATTGTACTAGGAATCGAGAATTAAACTGCTCCCAATTTCAAATCCGCGAATCCGCGTCCGTCTCTCCTCcgggattaggattaggatttcACTCCGCGGCTGATCGTTCTGCGCCATTGCTCCATcaatccttctcctcctcctcctcttcttcttcgtcttcttcctcgatCCATCTCCTCCTGCTTGTGATCCTCCTCCACCGACGCTTCCtacggttagggttagggttagaattAGGGTTTGGCTCGGGGGTTCGGTCGCCATTAACGTCGCCAGCTCTGGTTTGGGTTGTTTGTGAGGGAGAGGGGAGGTTTTTTTAGTAGCGCGAAGCTCTTCTCGCTACAGTTCAGGGACGTCGATGGTatgatattcgaaattttatgtgaatccgaacccgaatccgaatgaaacggatatatctgATACTAAATAGAcatgaattcggatatggatatcaaaaataaaaatccaacggATATAAAttcgaatatgaattttgactgtacccgaccagaatccgacccgaacccaaatttattttatattatatataatatatataaaaatttgatgttatatttaaatttgtattttaaaattttaaatttaatataatatattttgaaatattgaacaaagaaataattattttggtttcaaaatttcgggttcgggtttgggttcgggttcgggtctcagATTTTCTATTGGGTTCAtgtttaaatatgaatttttaaaatccgtcgggttcggattcggatttggagtcggattcgggtttttgaaaatccatccCGAATCTGATTCTATGACATACGGTCGAGGTTGAGATTATTGCGCGCACCTGGTGCATGAAGCACCCAcgattttaggttttttttttttttttttcggaaaagCATCATCATTACTTTATTCTCTGGGTATGGTCTGttcgaaaaatatatatatatatatgcctttaCTGCTTAGACTTATTTTTTAcagataaaaatgtcaaataattactcttataaaattaaaaatattctacagGCCCAGTGGTCTAAAATCCCCATCCCAAATGTCAGTACACCGTTTGGCtttggaaaagtgattttggaacaaaaaataatttccgGCTTCTAAAAGTTTGGTAATCACACTTTCAAATTTTGGttctaatttttagaattaattttctGATACTCGAAAACCAATTCTTAAAATCGATTCTGAATTTGgatccaaaattcaaattcttatTGTTTTGATTTAgactcaaattttttaatttaaattcaaattttaatttaaaaaattttaaatttttatttaaaattcaaactataaatttaatatcaaaatttatatattaaatttaaaatttaaaattataagctTTGGTTTTCCAACTAccaatttaagattttaaaaatttaaatttataatttaaaattttaattttccatATTCCTTTTTATTTCTCATCAAAAGTAACACACGATAGCAAATGTATCTCGAGTAATAACACCACCCTTAAAAAAAACAAGGAAGatcccaaaaaaaacaaaagaattaacACTCTTTCAACCATAAACCTAGCATTAGAAACACTTTCAGAATTAAAGTAAATTCTTATTATGTCAAGATCAGATCCAAGAGAGGAGGTTGAAACAAGAAAAATCTTCGGCAAAACTACACAACACCATCATGCAAGAAAAGTCCAGATTCAGAAGCTTACAACATAACAACACACTGGTTCAGTCTTAAGGGTTGTAATGTTAGGGAAGACACATACATATGCCGTGCCTTCAAGATGCCAAATTCTTCTTCTAATCTGTGAAGAGTATATCACAACCGTCGTAATAATAATGAAACAAGAAGAGAGCGTCTCTCGCTTCTTTTATCTTACAACAACATAGCCGTCTACAATCTTATCTTACAGAGGTTTTGCTTTGTCGGGCTCAGCCCATAGCGTACTTCTGGGTCCAAGCACGAGCTGTCTCCTCATAGCGGGACCGCTGGGTCTTGTAGAGGTGCGCGATCTCGGGGACGAGAGGGTCGTCGGGGTTGGGGTCGGTGAGGAGGGAGCCGATGGAGAGGAGGACCTTCGAGATGGTCAGCGCAGGGCTCCACTGCTCCTTGAGGATGTCGAGGCAAATGCTGCCGTTCGAGTTGATGTTCGGGTGGTACACCTAACATGATTTAGTGCATAATCATATTACTACTACACTGACGGCTGCTGTCAGAGCAAGATTACTCCTACAGCTCATACTGCTTGTTTTTGCCTTGGATGGGACTTGTACATAAGGGCTGTTTGAGTCGAGCTGTTTAAAAAGCAACtacattttttttgaaaaaatatatatttagcatTGCAAATTATTTCGACAGCTACACTTTGAAGCAACCAGCAGAAGCTTTTTAGTGCCCATTTGGTCTTAAGCTTCTTTTTCTGCTACTTTCAACACATATAATAATGTTCTGCAGAATGAAGAATACGGAAGCAAAAATGGACTTTTTGCTTCTACTTTTGCTTTTGTTGTATTGGAAAGTTAAAATGAACTTATAAGCCTGAAAGCTGAAGCTTCAATGTTGAGTTTCTGCTTCTCCTGCAAGAAGAAGTTGTTAGAGGGAGCTTAAATGTAAAAGCTGTAGGGTTTTTCCAACAAAGAGGCAAAATGGAACTTCTACTTTTGAGAAGCACATTATGGCTTTACTATACAGTCAGAAGATCTGATTTTGGTTTGCCAAATGTCTACCTTCTGATTTTCCAATTCTCGAGTAAAGAAAATATTCCAGAAGTCAGACCACATAGCCAAAACACTAGGATATTGCACTAAAATAATACGTAAGAACAAATTTTCCAGTAAACTATAGATATTACACTTGTGAGTAATTTAAACATCAATAACATTATGGCAAGTTGAGAAAAAGTTGGCGCTGTAATTTGGTGACAAATATTAAACAAAGGAAATGCATCAATCATGGTTTTCACAAATCACGCTGGATactacttaaaatgcatgctaCAAATATATGGCCCTTTTAACTGCTTAAAACTGTAAAAGACAAGGTCCATCCAACTTTCGATAGTTTGAGGACAGTCAATAGGTCAAAGCAAGTGCATCAGAAAGTCACAACTTAAAATAGTTTCACTTCAATTATCACCCATTATCAAGACGCAAAAGATAATATCAACTAACCTGATGAAACCAGCAGCAATTCAAGGAATACTCGCAAAAGACCAGCTtagttttaatatataaatagttcGCCAAGGTCAAACATAAGTGCTTCCGCCATGAATTCCATGGCATGTGTGATTCGTTACGGAAGCCTTATTTGAATTATTCTTAGATGGCACatgaaaaattaattaggattcctCCAATACAAATTAACTGCCTATTAGATTCCGCAGCTTTGAACACACGAGGGACCGGAAGAGGCAGTGGAGTTTAAAATAGGTGAAAGCATACAGATCATACCCGATCTCTAACACATTTTGAAAGAAGTACCTGAACTTAATATATTCTGATTATACTACCTAACCTTACATAATTTTTTGTTAGACTTCATAAAATATCAAATGTTTTCATTCTACTACCAACCCTACAATGTTTGTAACATTTTTTGACAGCATATTTCGAAATACTCTGTT
This window of the Ananas comosus cultivar F153 linkage group 19, ASM154086v1, whole genome shotgun sequence genome carries:
- the LOC109724840 gene encoding ubiquitin-conjugating enzyme E2-17 kDa-like, giving the protein MASKRIQKELLDLQKDPPTSCSAGPVGEDLFHWQATIMGPTDSPYAGGVFFIKIHFPPDYPFKPPKVNFQTKVYHPNINSNGSICLDILKEQWSPALTISKVLLSIGSLLTDPNPDDPLVPEIAHLYKTQRSRYEETARAWTQKYAMG